A genomic segment from Chanos chanos chromosome 2, fChaCha1.1, whole genome shotgun sequence encodes:
- the prcc gene encoding proline-rich protein PRCC, translated as MSLVAYGSSDESESEDTPSSVGSEGKQGGLFASLPQPRNALTKNQHDKPSVSHSDQTQTVTHSPFSGVEPPTNPEKMSEADPQLLNVKSSAESLDIKGSPFDLPKPKKRIEPVKITIPAIKAVDSDSDDDEPVRKRGVPQGSGLSSLLPQPKNLVVKESQRALVPLSLSKRPGSNTQAHGSEAASQGLSASSASPSAIKAAAKSAALQLARQMAAEEGSDEELTTDNYFSLEENSQDFSQPSPDPQSSAPTVLLTPSGMENAPLDFCSHIESYAWDSYQRSSYAPLYQTPSTGVLPQPSTQDYYSAEYYQGQDPELLKPDDQGSLFDNEAFRRLQGKQNRGKEEVKFLEIKGDDQLSGSQQWLTKNITKEKEQHKSFSKKKGDQPTGQQRRKHQITYLIHQAKERELELKNTWAENKLTRRQTQAKYGF; from the exons ATGTCTTTGGTAGCATACGGTAGTAGTGACGAGAGTGAGTCTGAGGACACGCCGAGTTCTGTAGGATCTGAGGGGAAGCAGGGTGGATTATTTGCGTCTCTGCCGCAGCCGAGGAATGCTCTGACGAAGAATCAGCATGACAAACCAAGTGTATCACACTCTGATCAAACACAGACTGTAACTCACTCACCATTTTCAGGTGTTGAACCCCCGACGAATCCGGAAAAAATGAGTGAAGCAGATCCACAGCTGCTGAATGTCAAAAGTAGTGCAGAGAGTTTGGACATTAAAGGTTCGCCTTTTGACTTGCCAAAGCCAAAGAAACGCATAGAGCCGGTGAAAATCACAATCCCTGCAATTAAAGCAGTTGAT tctgactcGGATGATGATGAACCAGTGAGAAAGAGGGGTGTACCCCAG ggcagtGGTCTATCCTCTTTGCTGCCTCAGCCTAAAAACCTGGTGGTGAAGGAGAGTCAGCGTGCTCTggtgcctctttctctctctaaacgCCCTGGGTCTAACACCCAGGCCCATGGGAGCGAGGCAGCGTCCCAGGGACTGTCTGCCTCAAGCGCATCCCCGTCTGCCATCAAGGCTGCAGCCAAGTCAGCTGCTCTGCAACTCGCCCGACAGATGGCAGCAGAAGAAGGTAGCGACGAGGAGCTCACGACCGACAATTACTTTTCCCTGGAGGAAAACTCACAAGACTTTTCACAGCCTAGCCCAGATCCCCAGAGCTCTGCTCCGACTGTCCTTCTCACTCCATCTGGCATGGAAAACGCCCCACTCGACTTTTGCTCTCACATTGAGAGTTATGCTTGGGACAGTTATCAGAGGTCGAGCTACGCGCCTTTGTACCAGACCCCTTCCACTGGTGTGCTACCACAACCCTCCACTCAG GATTATTACAGTGCGGAATATTACCAAGGCCAAGACCCTGAGCTCCTCAAACCAGATGACCAAGGATCCCTATTTGACAATGAGGCG TTCCGAAGACTGCAAGGAAAGCAGAACCGGGGTAAAGAGGAAGTGAAGTTCTTGGAGATTAAAGGAGATGATCAGCTGTCTGGGAGTCAGCAGTGGTTGACCAAGAACATCACCAAGGAGAAGGAGCAGCACAAGTCTTTTAGTAAG AAAAAAGGAGATCAACCAACGGGCCAGCAGAGACGCAAGCACCAGATCACATATCTGATCCATCAG GCCAAGGAGCGAGAGCTGGAGCTGAAGAACACCTGGgctgaaaacaaactgactCGTCGGCAAACACAGGCCAAGTACGGATTCTGA
- the mrpl9 gene encoding large ribosomal subunit protein bL9m codes for MWTSRLGSIVLRYTVRITTSPAVSLRQSFSQSSSKNTAIVERWWQVPLAKEGSPPRLHPRRHRVYKLVEDTKHAPKEKMELILTQTVSKLGGRGDTVFVKKSLGRNKLLPQGLAVYPSPENKEMFAEERRILREGKKEDRIQTRTGQLTVDFLKCAHLEVEMHTSFQYEITKEIVCRQFLRKLGVVVPMHALTLPEEPVTGLGDYWCDVTVNGLDTVKIPVSVVPFKHPRLQGKHKDLHKQQQEETMSLEQEEGVSVPEEEQLKSDNT; via the exons ATGTGGACTTCTCGTCTTGGCAGCATTGTCCTTCGCTACACGGTTCGGATTACAACTAGCCCTGCTGTTTCTTTGCGACAGAGCTTTTCACAGTCATCATCCAAG AACACTGCCATTGTGGAGCGTTGGTGGCAGGTCCCTCTGGCAAAAGAAGGTAGTCCTCCAAGACTCCACCCTCGACGGCATCGGGTCTACAAATTGGTGGAAGATACTAAACACGCCCCCAAGGAAAAAATGGAGCTCATCCTTACACAGACAGTGTCCA AGCTCGGAGGACGAGGAGACACAGTTTTTGTGAAGAAATCTTTGGGTCGCAACAAGCTACTTCCTCAAGGCCTGGCAGTTTATCCCTCTccagaaaacaaagagatgtTTGCTGAGGAGAGAAGG ATACTACGGGAAGGGAAGAAAGAGGACAGAATACAGACGCGCACTGGACAGCTG aCTGTGGATTTCCTGAAGTGTGCACATCTTGAAGTCGAGATGCATACCTCATTTCAGTATGAAATCACAAAAGAGATTGTTTGTCGACAGTTCCTCCGCAAG ctGGGTGTGGTTGTGCCAATGCATGCCTTAACACTACCTGAGGAACCAGTCACAGGACTGGGTGACTATTGGTGTGACGTTACA GTGAATGGGTTGGACACCGTGAAGATTCCTGTGTCCGTGGTCCCATTTAAGCATCCGAGGCTTCAAGGAAAGCATAAAGACCTCCACAAACAACAGCAGGAAGAAACTATGTCTCTAGAGCAGGAGGAAGGTGTTTCTGTACCAGAGGAAGAGCAGCTGAAATCTGATAACACATAA